Proteins found in one Legionella pneumophila subsp. pascullei genomic segment:
- the pncA gene encoding bifunctional nicotinamidase/pyrazinamidase, producing MKTLIILDVQNDFMPGGSLGVPNGDAIVPVINSILHYFDLIVASQDWHPPNHISFASNHPGKKPFEKIKLGDMEQTLWPDHCVQGSIGAQFHPQLHTNPIEAIFRKGTDPNIDSYSGFYDNLHQKTTGLAGYLREKGAKELYFCGLCADICVYFTIKDALSGGFHCSLIEDATQALVKDDFIKIKNEFIKQGINLIDSSNLQFDVE from the coding sequence ATGAAGACTTTGATCATTCTCGACGTTCAAAATGATTTCATGCCAGGTGGCTCACTGGGAGTACCGAATGGTGATGCTATTGTTCCTGTCATTAACAGCATTTTGCACTATTTTGATCTGATTGTTGCATCACAAGATTGGCATCCCCCTAATCATATCAGTTTCGCCTCCAATCATCCTGGTAAGAAACCTTTTGAAAAAATCAAGCTTGGTGATATGGAACAAACTTTATGGCCTGACCATTGTGTCCAGGGCAGTATTGGTGCTCAATTTCATCCGCAATTGCATACTAATCCTATTGAAGCCATTTTTCGAAAAGGAACTGACCCCAATATAGATAGCTACAGTGGTTTTTATGATAATTTGCACCAGAAAACTACCGGACTGGCCGGTTATCTGCGCGAAAAAGGCGCTAAAGAACTTTATTTTTGTGGTTTGTGTGCTGACATTTGTGTTTATTTTACAATTAAAGATGCCCTCAGTGGGGGATTTCACTGTAGTTTAATTGAGGATGCAACTCAAGCGCTTGTGAAGGATGATTTCATAAAAATAAAAAACGAATTTATCAAGCAAGGTATTAACCTAATTGATAGTTCAAATTTGCAATTTGATGTCGAATGA